The Candidatus Eremiobacterota bacterium genome has a window encoding:
- a CDS encoding multicopper oxidase domain-containing protein, whose product MAVAFVALGVAVAGSSESRRAAAQAPAGLPAFHAAPSFGSPRGEPKPFLLAQAGGGCNPGPERITGAHNVALNLTLQRSDSTINNPTSGRNDKLTLRNYDGCLTSPVITARPGDTVRITLHNALSKNDPSCVPPSMPPYYLPPGVGCFNTTNLHTHGLHVSPTIGPYGAGDNVQLTIDPQATQQYSIDIPTDHPAGTFWYHAHQHGSTAVDVASALAGPLIVQGTRRYPQPNADVDTILRGVPDTAFVFQQIAYGCFADDAYTKLITDSGLATIAPPKPAALLAAAPPTATPTPPPASAHWLCPAPSGTYPVVTSGVVENFQLQLFSPTIWDTNGRFTSINGVVQPSITLPAGQIQRWRFIHAGIHDTINLQIVKMRPLAANAFGLGTLTNASIASALAGKTRRQQAPVVRRLCDVAVANEQTLLSQFEIAVDGLTRTQIREINPPGEKPIETPAPTSSMPPSPPLFRSNYLQPGYRSDVLVVFPQTNSYYCVLDQTAPASERVNTGGGGGQGPSDPQLLAVVHTQGGTNVGVGLAKYVYRSLQKANPNVPGLSTGDLTPFAPFSKGLPLPANHGQRRVNFFIGVVPPKPQLVFTVNGRSYAPNVVPKEFILKLGATDEWKVAVQPLTGGEPHIFHIHINPFEVIDVRKAGKNGGPSVSIFNSDGTCKPEIVGGDAQSLAEQYCGMYHVFRDTLFIENGYEITLRTRYDRYVGEFVLHCHILDHEDAGMMTNVEIVRDPHHPPPPERVKMPAMHMTHR is encoded by the coding sequence GTGGCGGTCGCGTTCGTCGCGCTCGGGGTCGCCGTTGCCGGCTCGTCCGAATCTCGGCGGGCGGCCGCCCAAGCGCCGGCGGGACTTCCGGCGTTCCACGCCGCGCCGAGCTTCGGCTCGCCGCGCGGCGAGCCGAAGCCGTTCCTGCTGGCGCAGGCCGGCGGCGGCTGCAACCCCGGCCCGGAGCGCATCACCGGGGCGCACAACGTTGCGCTGAACCTGACGCTGCAGCGGAGCGACTCCACGATCAACAACCCGACCTCCGGCCGCAACGACAAGCTCACGCTTCGCAACTACGACGGCTGCCTCACCTCGCCGGTGATCACCGCCCGGCCCGGCGACACGGTGCGGATCACGCTGCACAACGCCCTCTCGAAGAATGATCCGAGCTGCGTTCCGCCGAGCATGCCGCCGTACTATCTGCCACCGGGCGTCGGGTGCTTCAACACGACGAACCTGCACACGCACGGCCTGCACGTCTCGCCGACGATCGGACCGTACGGCGCCGGCGACAACGTTCAGCTCACCATCGATCCGCAAGCGACGCAGCAGTACTCGATCGACATCCCGACCGATCATCCGGCGGGGACGTTCTGGTACCACGCCCACCAGCACGGCTCGACCGCGGTCGACGTCGCGAGCGCGCTCGCCGGTCCGCTGATCGTTCAAGGGACGCGCCGGTACCCGCAGCCGAACGCCGACGTCGACACGATCTTGCGCGGCGTCCCCGATACCGCTTTCGTGTTCCAGCAAATCGCGTACGGATGCTTCGCCGACGACGCGTACACGAAGCTGATCACCGATTCCGGGCTCGCGACGATTGCGCCGCCGAAACCGGCGGCACTGCTCGCCGCCGCGCCGCCGACGGCGACTCCGACGCCGCCGCCGGCCTCGGCGCACTGGCTATGCCCCGCGCCGAGTGGAACGTACCCGGTCGTGACGAGCGGCGTCGTCGAGAACTTCCAGCTGCAGCTTTTCTCGCCGACCATCTGGGACACGAACGGTCGCTTCACCAGCATCAACGGCGTGGTGCAGCCGTCGATCACGCTTCCCGCCGGGCAGATCCAGCGCTGGCGTTTCATCCACGCCGGGATCCACGACACGATCAACCTCCAGATCGTGAAGATGCGGCCGCTGGCGGCGAACGCCTTCGGCCTCGGCACGCTCACGAACGCTTCAATCGCGAGCGCGCTCGCCGGCAAGACGCGCCGCCAGCAAGCCCCGGTGGTGCGCCGGCTGTGCGACGTCGCGGTCGCGAATGAGCAGACGCTGCTCTCGCAGTTCGAGATCGCGGTCGACGGGTTGACGCGCACGCAGATCCGCGAGATCAACCCGCCCGGCGAGAAGCCGATCGAGACGCCGGCGCCGACCAGCTCGATGCCGCCCTCGCCGCCGCTGTTCCGTTCCAACTACCTGCAGCCGGGCTATCGCAGCGACGTCCTGGTCGTTTTTCCGCAGACGAACAGCTACTACTGCGTCCTCGATCAAACGGCGCCCGCCTCCGAACGCGTGAACACCGGTGGCGGCGGCGGCCAAGGGCCGTCCGATCCGCAACTTCTCGCCGTCGTGCACACGCAAGGGGGGACGAACGTCGGCGTAGGGCTGGCGAAGTACGTCTACAGGAGCTTGCAGAAAGCGAATCCGAACGTGCCCGGACTGAGCACCGGCGACCTCACGCCGTTCGCGCCCTTCAGCAAAGGGCTGCCGCTCCCGGCGAACCACGGCCAGCGCCGGGTGAACTTCTTCATCGGCGTCGTGCCGCCGAAGCCGCAGCTGGTCTTCACCGTCAACGGCAGATCGTACGCCCCGAACGTCGTGCCGAAAGAGTTCATCCTCAAGCTCGGCGCGACCGACGAGTGGAAGGTCGCCGTCCAGCCGCTCACCGGCGGCGAGCCGCACATCTTCCACATTCACATCAACCCGTTCGAGGTGATCGACGTGCGGAAGGCGGGCAAGAACGGAGGCCCCTCGGTCTCCATCTTCAACTCGGACGGAACGTGCAAGCCCGAGATCGTGGGCGGCGACGCGCAGAGCCTCGCCGAGCAGTACTGCGGGATGTACCACGTCTTCCGCGACACGCTCTTTATCGAGAACGGCTACGAGATCACGCTGCGCACGCGCTACGACCGCTACGTCGGCGAGTTCGTCCTGCACTGTCACATCCTCGATCATGAGGACGCCGGGATGATGACGAACGTGGAGATCGTTCGCGATCCGCACCATCCGCCGCCGCCCGAACGCGTCAAGATGCCGGCGATGCACATGACGCATCGCTGA